In Nocardioides sp. W7, the genomic stretch TCGTGATCGGGACGATGGTCGCGTGGGTCCTCGTCCGGGACCGGTTCCCGGGCAAGGGCCTGCTCGAGCTCGTCATCGACATCCCGTTCGCGCTGCCGACGATCGTCGCGGGCCTGGTCCTGCTCTCCCTGTACGGCAACGACAGTCCGCTGGGACTCCACTTCGCCAACACGCAGTGGTCGATCTACCTGGCGTTCCTCTTCGTCACCCTGCCCTTCATCGTGCGGACGGTGCAGCCGGTGCTGGAGGAGCTGGACCAGGAGGTCGAGGAGGCGGCTGCCTCGCTCGGTGCCAGCAGGTTCACCACGTTCCGGCGGATCATCCTGCCGGCGCTGGTGCCGGCGATCGCGGCGGGAGCGGCGCTGTCGTTCGCACGCGCGGTCGGCGAGTACGGCTCGCTCGTGCTCCTGTCCGGCAACCTCCCCTTCGAGTCGGAGGTGACGTCGGTGCGGATCCTCAGCGCGATCGAGAACGACAATCGGGCGTCCGCCGCGTCGATCGCGACGCTGCTGCTGCTGATCTCGCTCGCCGTGATCATCGTGCTCGACCTCGTCCAGCGAAGGGTGGCGCGACGTGGCTGAGCGACACCGCTACCCCAAGAGCCCCACGACGTACCTGATCCGGACCGTCGTGATCGCCTATCTCGTGCTGCTCGTCGTGTGGCCGGTCGCGCTGGTCGTCACCAACACCTTCGAGAACGGCGGCGAGGCGATGCGCAGCATCGTCGAGGACCCCGACATGGTGGCCGCGTTGCGGCTGACGGCGATCGCGGCGGTCATCGCGACGGCGATCAACACGGTCTTCGGGGTGACCATGTCGTTGCTGCTGGTGCGCAACGAGTTCCCCGGCAAGCGCGTGGTCAGCTCCCTGCTCGACCTGCCACTGTCGGTCTCGCCGATCGTGGTCGGCCTGGCGCTCGTGCTCGTGTACGGCGGGCGCAACGGCTGGATGGGGCCGACGCTGGAGAGCTGGGGCTTCCAGGTCATCTTCTCGACGCCCGGCATCATCATGGCGACGGCGTTCGTCTCCCTCCCCCTCGTCATCCGCGAGGTCGTGCCGGTGCTCCAGGAGCTCGGTGTCGAGCAGGAGCAGGCGGCGTACAGCCTGGGCGCCAGCGGCGCGCAGACGTTCTGGCGGATCACCCTGCCGAGTATCAAGTGGGCCGTCATCTACGGCGTCGTGCTCACGCTGGCCCGGTCGCTCGGCGAGTTCGGTGCGGTCAAGGTCGTCTCCGGCAACGTGCTCGGAGAGACCCGGACGGCCACCCTCGCGGTCGAGGAGAAGTACCTCAACTTCGACCAGCAGGGTGCCTACGCGATCGCCTTCCTGCTCGCCAGCGTCTCCGTGGTCGCCATCCTCGTGGTCTTCCTGCTGCGCTCGCGCGAGACCCGCCTCGAAAGGTCCAGAACATGAGTATCGACGTCTCCGGCGTCTCGAAGCGCTACGGCGACTTCGTCGTCCTCGAGAACATCAACCTCTCGCTGCCGAAGGGGCAGCTCACCGCACTGCTCGGCCCGAGCGGCGGCGGCAAGACCACGCTGCTGCGGATCATCGCCGGCCTCGAGTCCCCGGACAGCGGGTCGGTCGTGATCGAGGGCAAGGACGCCACCAGGCTGCCGGTCCAGAAGCGCAACGTGGGGTTCGTGTTCCAGCACTACGCGGCGTTCAAGCACCTGTCCGTGGCCCGCAACGTCGCCTTCGGTCTGGAGATCCGCAAGCGGCCCAAGGCCGAGATAGCGGCGCGCGTCGACGAGCTGCTCAAGCTCGTGCACCTGTCGCAGTTCTCGCACCGGCTGCCGGCACAGCTCTCCGGCGGCCAGCGACAGCGCATGGCGCTGGCGCGGGCGCTCGCGGTCGAGCCGACCGTCCTGCTGCTCGACGAGCCGTTCGGGGCGCTCGACGCCAAGGTGCGCAAGGAGCTGCGCGACTGGCTCCGGCGCCTGCACGACGAAGTCCACGTGACCACCGTCTTCGTGACCCACGACCAGGAGGAGGCCCTCGAGGTCGCCGACGAGATCGTCGTCATCAACGAGGGCCGGGTCGAGCAGGTCGGCACCCCCGACCAGCTCTACGACGAGCCGGCGAACGACTTCGTGATGAGCTTCCTCGGCGAGGTCACCAGCCTCCACGGCCAGCTCGTGCGACCGCACGACATCGAGGTCTCCGCGACCCCGGTCGGGGGCGGGGTCCCCGGCACCGCGACCCGGGTGCTGCGCATCGGCTTCGAGGTGCGGGCCACGGTCGCCACCGACGCCGGTGACGTCACGGTCGTGATGACCCGGACCCATGCCCGCTCGGTCGGGCTGGAGCAGGGCGCGCGGGTCTGGCTGACGGCGGTCGCCGGCGCCACCATGGTCGCGCCGCTGACGGCGGGCTGAAGGCATGACTCTCTAGTCGGAAGCGCCTGCTGCGGCGCCGACGAGAGAGACATGCCTCGCCCCGCCGTACCCACGAACGGCCACCCGTCTGAGGAGATTGCACCCCTCCTCAGGCGGGTGGTCCTGCCCGAGTGTCTACCGGAGTCCACCTGATCCGGGCCGAGGAGTTCTAGACCTCCCGGCCAAAGGGCTACCAGTTCCATGAACTTTGAGTACTTTGTGGCTCGCGCGTTCCCGCGCCTCCGATCGACCGCCCGCCTGAGGGGATTGCACCCCTCCTCAGGCGGGCGGTCTCTTTTGTGGACCGGGCTAGACCAATCCGTCAAAATCCAATCAATCTGATCGACTTTCAGTACCTTGCTCTCGGACAAGAAGGGTGCCGGTCCTGGCCGTGCCCTGCGACAACCGAGGAACGGATGCGATGACTGCGGTGCCCGAGCTCGTGGAGGACGTCTCCGAGGAGGACCGCCCCCGCGTCATCCGGAGCCGCGAGTCGCTGCAGGACCGTCTCTACCTCAACGCGGTCCGGGCGACCGGGCTGCTCGTGCTCGCGATCGT encodes the following:
- a CDS encoding sulfate ABC transporter permease subunit, which produces MAERHRYPKSPTTYLIRTVVIAYLVLLVVWPVALVVTNTFENGGEAMRSIVEDPDMVAALRLTAIAAVIATAINTVFGVTMSLLLVRNEFPGKRVVSSLLDLPLSVSPIVVGLALVLVYGGRNGWMGPTLESWGFQVIFSTPGIIMATAFVSLPLVIREVVPVLQELGVEQEQAAYSLGASGAQTFWRITLPSIKWAVIYGVVLTLARSLGEFGAVKVVSGNVLGETRTATLAVEEKYLNFDQQGAYAIAFLLASVSVVAILVVFLLRSRETRLERSRT
- the cysT gene encoding sulfate ABC transporter permease subunit CysT translates to MSVHIEAVRPAAARRTPTHNLTRTSGIGLGVTMIWFSLLVIIPLAAVVATAAAGGWDGFWRAISNEQTAAAIRVTVTAAFAVTLVNIVIGTMVAWVLVRDRFPGKGLLELVIDIPFALPTIVAGLVLLSLYGNDSPLGLHFANTQWSIYLAFLFVTLPFIVRTVQPVLEELDQEVEEAAASLGASRFTTFRRIILPALVPAIAAGAALSFARAVGEYGSLVLLSGNLPFESEVTSVRILSAIENDNRASAASIATLLLLISLAVIIVLDLVQRRVARRG
- the cysA gene encoding sulfate ABC transporter ATP-binding protein; this translates as MSIDVSGVSKRYGDFVVLENINLSLPKGQLTALLGPSGGGKTTLLRIIAGLESPDSGSVVIEGKDATRLPVQKRNVGFVFQHYAAFKHLSVARNVAFGLEIRKRPKAEIAARVDELLKLVHLSQFSHRLPAQLSGGQRQRMALARALAVEPTVLLLDEPFGALDAKVRKELRDWLRRLHDEVHVTTVFVTHDQEEALEVADEIVVINEGRVEQVGTPDQLYDEPANDFVMSFLGEVTSLHGQLVRPHDIEVSATPVGGGVPGTATRVLRIGFEVRATVATDAGDVTVVMTRTHARSVGLEQGARVWLTAVAGATMVAPLTAG